Proteins from one Desulfonauticus submarinus genomic window:
- a CDS encoding phosphomannose isomerase type II C-terminal cupin domain produces the protein MTAKIEKKVFEQLTEYRPWGSFTILADEDDHKVKRIEVNPGQRLSLQRHKYRQEHWIIISGEALVTLDNQKITLKKGESVDIARGQVHRVENKGKKPVVFIEVQLGDYFGEDDIERLEDDYGRIEEK, from the coding sequence ATGACTGCAAAAATAGAAAAAAAAGTTTTTGAACAACTTACAGAATATCGTCCGTGGGGTAGTTTTACTATTTTAGCTGATGAAGATGATCATAAAGTAAAGCGCATAGAGGTAAATCCTGGGCAGCGTTTATCTTTACAAAGGCACAAATATAGACAGGAACATTGGATAATAATTAGTGGAGAAGCGTTAGTAACATTAGATAATCAAAAAATAACCTTAAAAAAAGGAGAATCTGTTGATATAGCAAGGGGACAAGTTCATAGAGTAGAGAATAAAGGTAAAAAGCCTGTAGTATTTATTGAAGTTCAGCTAGGAGACTATTTTGGCGAAGACGATATAGAGCGTTTAGAAGATGATTATGGAAGGATTGAGGAAAAATAA
- a CDS encoding glycerate kinase type-2 family protein, translated as MPNQKKIKKHLLEIFHTGLEAVKPTTIIPSSINFNYPLLKIEQQTFDLSLFKHIVVLGAGKASALMAQSLENILEGFITKGLISTKYGHSCNLKKIEIIEAGHPVPDQNSLLAGQKILKLINQYRSKHTLFIFLLSGGASSLMVLPQKNISLKEKQLITSLLLESGANINEINAIRKHLSAIKGGHLAKAIYPSTLVSLIISDVIGDKLDVIGSGPTTADSSTWQDCAFILDKYSLWDKLSSSLKSYFQEALKGHLSETPKSTDKCFQKVKNIILASNLKALLKAAHKAKQLGYKTIILTSSLQGEAKEAGKFLASIAKETLKSNHPLAPPCCLLCGGETTVHLTQKHGKGGRNQELALAFALEIQNLDHLYLLSAGTDGTDGPTDAAGAIVDGTTIPYASQKNIDGKKFLELHDSYNFFKAINTLLITGPTFTNVMDMQIIISTKED; from the coding sequence ATGCCAAATCAAAAAAAAATTAAAAAACACCTTCTAGAGATTTTTCATACAGGTCTTGAAGCTGTCAAGCCCACCACGATTATTCCTAGCAGCATCAATTTTAACTACCCCTTATTAAAAATAGAACAACAAACTTTTGACTTGTCTCTTTTCAAACACATTGTTGTGCTAGGTGCAGGCAAAGCAAGTGCACTTATGGCCCAAAGCCTAGAAAATATTTTAGAAGGATTTATTACCAAAGGCCTTATAAGTACAAAATATGGACATAGCTGCAATTTAAAAAAAATTGAAATCATTGAAGCTGGTCATCCTGTTCCTGATCAAAATAGTCTTTTAGCTGGACAAAAAATCCTAAAACTTATCAATCAATATCGTTCAAAACATACCCTTTTTATTTTTTTGCTTTCAGGAGGAGCCAGTTCTCTTATGGTTCTTCCCCAAAAAAACATATCCTTGAAAGAAAAACAATTAATTACTTCTCTACTACTAGAATCTGGAGCTAATATTAATGAAATTAACGCTATTCGCAAACATTTAAGCGCTATAAAAGGAGGACACTTAGCTAAAGCTATCTACCCCTCTACTCTTGTCTCACTAATTATCAGTGATGTAATAGGTGATAAATTAGATGTAATAGGCTCTGGACCTACTACTGCTGACTCTTCTACTTGGCAAGATTGTGCCTTTATTTTAGATAAATACTCTCTTTGGGATAAGCTTTCTTCTTCTTTAAAATCCTACTTTCAAGAAGCTCTTAAAGGCCACCTATCAGAAACCCCAAAATCAACAGATAAATGTTTTCAAAAAGTAAAAAATATTATTTTAGCATCTAATCTAAAAGCTCTTTTAAAGGCAGCCCATAAAGCAAAGCAGTTAGGATACAAAACCATTATTTTAACTTCTTCCTTACAAGGGGAAGCAAAAGAAGCAGGAAAATTTTTAGCAAGCATTGCTAAAGAAACACTTAAAAGTAATCATCCTCTTGCGCCTCCATGTTGTCTTCTTTGCGGAGGAGAAACAACTGTCCATCTAACCCAAAAACACGGAAAAGGTGGGAGAAATCAAGAATTAGCACTTGCTTTTGCTCTAGAAATTCAAAATTTAGATCATCTCTATCTTCTTTCTGCTGGAACAGATGGTACAGATGGACCAACTGATGCTGCTGGAGCAATAGTAGATGGTACTACTATACCTTACGCTTCTCAAAAAAATATTGATGGAAAAAAGTTTTTAGAATTACACGATAGTTATAATTTTTTTAAAGCTATTAATACATTATTAATTACTGGACCTACCTTTACCAATGTAATGGATATGCAGATTATTATTTCTACAAAGGAAGATTAA
- a CDS encoding bifunctional heptose 7-phosphate kinase/heptose 1-phosphate adenyltransferase yields MHKKDILEKLNKIKKVHIPIIGDIMLDHYSWGEVERISPEAPVPVVKIIKDEFMLGGAGNVACNIKSLSSSPILFSIIGKDDYGQKIKQLLKHNNIKFFLHQSLQRSTTLKTRVLAQNQQMIRIDRESDSYLTSEELLAIKQQIDKIQQQYIIISDYGKGCICPEILEMLQTKKLIVDPKAKNYPFYKGFYLLTPNKKEAEQAANLKITDTNTLIKAGKIIISKFDLENLIITLGPQGMAIFQKNEPIYHLPTCAQKVFDVTGAGDTVIAVLAIGLANNLDLISSAILANYAAGLVVAQVGTATTSLQAIKKHIQNSPKIKLTKLN; encoded by the coding sequence ATGCACAAAAAAGACATCTTAGAAAAATTAAATAAAATAAAAAAAGTTCATATTCCAATTATAGGAGATATAATGTTAGATCATTATAGCTGGGGAGAAGTTGAGCGTATATCTCCTGAAGCACCTGTTCCTGTTGTTAAAATAATAAAAGATGAATTTATGCTTGGAGGAGCAGGAAATGTAGCTTGTAATATTAAATCATTATCCTCTAGTCCTATTCTGTTTAGTATTATTGGTAAAGATGACTATGGTCAAAAAATAAAACAACTATTAAAACATAATAATATAAAATTTTTTTTACATCAATCTTTACAAAGAAGCACTACATTAAAAACAAGGGTGTTGGCTCAAAACCAACAAATGATTAGAATTGATAGAGAATCTGATTCCTATCTAACTTCTGAAGAGTTATTGGCAATAAAACAACAAATAGATAAAATACAACAACAATATATAATAATATCAGATTATGGAAAAGGATGTATTTGTCCAGAAATATTAGAAATGCTTCAGACGAAAAAACTTATTGTGGATCCAAAAGCCAAAAACTATCCCTTTTATAAAGGATTCTATTTATTAACTCCAAATAAAAAAGAAGCAGAACAAGCCGCTAATTTAAAAATTACAGATACTAATACGTTAATCAAAGCCGGCAAAATAATTATTTCCAAATTTGATCTAGAAAATCTTATTATTACTTTGGGTCCGCAAGGCATGGCAATTTTTCAAAAAAATGAACCAATTTATCATCTACCAACATGCGCTCAAAAAGTTTTTGATGTTACAGGGGCTGGAGATACTGTAATAGCTGTTTTAGCAATTGGCTTAGCTAATAATTTAGATTTAATTTCTTCCGCTATTTTAGCCAATTATGCTGCTGGATTAGTAGTAGCGCAAGTGGGAACTGCTACTACATCTCTTCAAGCAATAAAAAAACACATTCAAAACAGTCCTAAAATTAAACTAACAAAACTTAATTAA
- a CDS encoding glycosyltransferase family 4 protein produces the protein MRRELVSKIGFVSTRFAGTDGVSLEAAKWAEVLTQEGYECFWYAGLLEKEKGIYMCVPEAYFKHPENEWINQKIWGHTHRTSNVTRRIHDLAEYLKHTLYDFVKEFDIDLLIIENALTIPMHLPLGLAITEFLSETVMPAIAHHHDFYWERSRFQVNCVPDFLDMAFPPRDLYLQHVVINQTAREELALRKGVSSLLIPNVINFHKPPSPPDEYASDIRQEIGLEPEDKLILQPTRVVPRKGIEHSINLLQRLKDPHCKLIVSHPAGDEGSEYQFQLLELAKSVGVDIRFFGDRVNYKRHVNCYGKKIYILSDIYQQADLVIYPSIYEGFGNALLEAFYYKVPIIVNRYPVWVRDIEPKGFKVPVMDGFITDYVLKEAKKLLYDKEYCQKITNYNFNLAERYYSYTILRYGLNTLIQNIYHQV, from the coding sequence ATGAGAAGAGAACTTGTTTCTAAAATAGGATTTGTTTCAACTCGCTTTGCGGGAACAGATGGGGTTTCTTTAGAAGCTGCAAAGTGGGCAGAAGTGCTCACACAAGAAGGGTATGAATGTTTTTGGTATGCAGGCCTTTTAGAAAAAGAAAAAGGCATCTATATGTGCGTACCAGAAGCATATTTTAAACATCCAGAAAATGAATGGATTAATCAAAAAATTTGGGGACACACCCATAGAACAAGTAATGTTACTCGTAGGATTCATGATTTGGCAGAATATTTAAAACATACGCTTTATGACTTTGTAAAAGAATTTGATATAGATTTATTAATTATTGAAAATGCTCTAACTATACCTATGCATCTTCCCTTGGGTCTTGCCATTACAGAATTTCTCTCTGAAACAGTTATGCCAGCAATTGCCCACCATCATGATTTTTATTGGGAAAGAAGTAGGTTTCAGGTAAACTGTGTACCAGATTTTTTAGATATGGCCTTTCCCCCTAGAGATTTATATCTTCAACATGTAGTTATTAATCAGACAGCAAGAGAAGAATTGGCTTTACGTAAAGGAGTTTCTTCTCTTTTAATTCCAAATGTGATTAATTTTCATAAACCACCGTCTCCTCCTGATGAGTACGCTTCAGACATTAGACAAGAAATAGGTTTAGAACCAGAAGATAAACTCATTTTACAACCAACAAGGGTAGTACCAAGAAAAGGTATAGAACATAGTATAAATTTACTTCAGCGCTTAAAAGACCCTCATTGTAAGTTAATTGTTTCGCATCCTGCAGGAGATGAGGGAAGTGAATATCAATTCCAACTGTTAGAATTAGCTAAATCAGTTGGGGTAGATATTCGTTTTTTTGGAGATAGAGTAAATTATAAACGGCATGTTAATTGTTATGGTAAAAAGATTTATATTCTTTCAGATATATATCAGCAAGCAGATTTAGTTATTTATCCAAGTATTTATGAAGGATTTGGCAATGCTTTATTAGAAGCCTTTTATTATAAAGTTCCGATTATTGTAAATAGATATCCTGTATGGGTTAGGGATATTGAACCAAAAGGATTCAAAGTTCCTGTAATGGATGGATTTATAACAGATTATGTTTTAAAAGAAGCAAAGAAGTTGTTATACGACAAAGAATATTGTCAAAAAATAACAAATTATAATTTTAATCTAGCAGAGCGTTATTATAGTTATACAATCTTAAGATATGGTTTAAATACTTTAATTCAAAATATTTACCACCAAGTATAA
- a CDS encoding alpha-amylase family glycosyl hydrolase, whose amino-acid sequence MWRLSYSFRNRVKNRLSFLYGEKRVNRLLERLGLLASRYHDLKERIKCCHLWDEHTTLIITYPDMISLPGEKPLVTLDRFLTDFLQDVVEGVHILPFFPYSSDEGFSVIDYKRVNPDCGEWEDIENIAKKFRLMVDLVLNHVSRCSTWFQDYLSGIAPSINYFIEIDPKTDLSMVIRPRTSPLLTKVKTVFGERYVWTTFSPDQVDLNYSHPDLLMEMLEILLFYISKGARIIRLDAIAYLWKKIGTTCLNLPETHEVVKLFRDIIEYLAPGVILLTETNLPHHENVSYFGEGDEAHMVYQFALPPLLLYTIHKENAAVLTNWAKTVSICPKNCTFLNFTASHDGIGVRPLESLVDNSEIEELVNIVHTLGGLVSFRQTPTGAKPYELNITYFDALKDPQKPEDLQWQIKRFLCSQIIMLGLKGVPAIYFHSLIGSSNNYEGVQKTGQNRSINRARLDDRYLRESLNNAETKEWKVFNAYKQLLKIRREHTAFHPDSFQRVLDSNESIFAFERTSLNKKERIYCVHNISSKPQKFALPGEVKNIQDLLGGICGHELKIESNNVFLEPYQCCWIKC is encoded by the coding sequence ATGTGGAGGTTATCTTATTCTTTTCGGAACAGAGTAAAAAATAGATTAAGTTTTCTTTATGGTGAAAAAAGGGTTAATAGACTCTTAGAGAGGTTAGGTCTTTTGGCCTCAAGATATCATGATTTAAAAGAAAGAATAAAGTGTTGTCATTTATGGGATGAACATACTACTTTAATTATAACTTATCCTGATATGATTAGTTTACCTGGAGAAAAGCCTTTAGTTACTTTGGATAGATTTTTGACAGATTTTTTACAAGATGTAGTAGAGGGAGTGCATATATTACCATTTTTTCCATATAGTTCGGATGAAGGTTTTTCTGTGATCGATTATAAGCGGGTTAATCCAGACTGTGGGGAGTGGGAAGATATTGAGAATATTGCTAAAAAGTTTCGATTAATGGTTGATTTAGTGTTGAATCATGTTTCTAGGTGCTCTACTTGGTTTCAGGATTATTTAAGTGGGATAGCGCCAAGTATTAATTATTTTATTGAAATAGATCCAAAAACAGATCTATCAATGGTAATTCGTCCGAGGACTTCTCCTTTGCTAACAAAAGTAAAAACAGTTTTTGGTGAACGTTATGTTTGGACTACTTTTAGTCCAGATCAGGTTGATTTAAATTATTCACATCCTGATTTATTAATGGAAATGTTAGAAATTTTGCTTTTTTATATTTCCAAGGGAGCTAGAATTATTCGTTTAGATGCTATTGCCTATTTATGGAAGAAAATAGGAACAACTTGTTTAAATTTACCAGAAACTCATGAAGTTGTTAAACTTTTTCGCGATATTATAGAATATTTAGCTCCAGGGGTAATTTTACTTACTGAAACTAACCTCCCTCACCATGAAAATGTTAGTTATTTTGGAGAGGGAGATGAAGCTCATATGGTATATCAATTTGCTCTTCCTCCTTTGCTGTTATATACTATCCATAAAGAAAATGCAGCAGTGCTTACTAATTGGGCTAAAACAGTAAGTATTTGTCCTAAGAATTGTACTTTTTTGAATTTTACAGCCTCTCATGATGGAATAGGTGTTAGACCCTTAGAATCTTTAGTAGATAATTCAGAAATAGAAGAATTAGTGAATATTGTTCATACCTTAGGAGGGCTGGTATCTTTTCGCCAAACCCCTACAGGTGCTAAACCCTATGAATTAAATATAACTTATTTTGATGCCTTAAAGGATCCTCAAAAACCAGAGGATTTGCAGTGGCAGATTAAAAGGTTTTTATGTTCTCAAATTATAATGTTAGGTTTAAAAGGAGTTCCAGCTATATATTTTCATAGTCTTATTGGTAGTTCAAATAATTATGAAGGTGTTCAAAAAACAGGACAAAATCGTTCTATTAATAGAGCTAGACTGGATGATAGATATTTAAGAGAAAGTTTAAATAATGCAGAAACAAAGGAATGGAAAGTTTTTAATGCATATAAACAGCTTTTAAAAATAAGAAGAGAACATACAGCATTTCATCCAGATTCATTTCAAAGAGTATTGGATTCTAATGAGAGTATTTTTGCTTTTGAGCGTACTTCTTTAAATAAGAAAGAACGCATTTATTGTGTTCATAATATTTCTTCTAAGCCCCAGAAGTTTGCTTTACCTGGAGAGGTAAAGAATATTCAAGATTTACTTGGTGGGATATGTGGTCATGAGTTAAAGATAGAATCAAATAATGTTTTTTTAGAGCCTTATCAATGTTGTTGGATTAAGTGCTGA
- a CDS encoding FeoA family protein, whose translation MSPKPLSKFPPGTKVKIVSFCGGCRLRGRMCALGIFPGVEIEVSRSCPLQIKVKDSTLLLGKGAGEKILGIPIEE comes from the coding sequence ATGAGTCCTAAGCCATTATCCAAATTTCCTCCAGGAACAAAAGTAAAGATAGTTAGTTTTTGTGGTGGATGTAGATTACGGGGAAGAATGTGTGCTCTAGGTATTTTCCCTGGAGTAGAGATAGAAGTGAGTAGGTCGTGTCCTTTACAAATAAAAGTAAAAGATAGTACTTTACTTTTAGGTAAAGGAGCAGGAGAAAAGATTTTAGGTATACCTATTGAGGAGTAA
- a CDS encoding type I restriction enzyme HsdR N-terminal domain-containing protein, whose amino-acid sequence MHEVSLNQTIKDYLTGKEIELTTFEDIRQALAKMLVEEKGYPKEYIVPKEQIELILEDEIFPITLDFVVYDEQKNPLLLLAFCFGEIASFVRQYIAVARLHVPFIPLILLTDTKDAYLIQSGDKKVLQRGYFGIPTYQELKELAKKAPSFSLDEKKKKAETCLAHAYFALSGPCCSATGTCDK is encoded by the coding sequence ATGCATGAAGTGAGTTTAAATCAAACTATTAAAGATTATTTGACAGGCAAAGAGATAGAACTAACGACTTTTGAGGATATTAGGCAAGCCCTAGCTAAGATGTTAGTAGAGGAAAAAGGTTATCCTAAAGAATATATTGTTCCAAAAGAACAGATAGAATTGATTTTAGAGGATGAAATATTTCCTATTACTTTAGATTTTGTGGTATATGATGAGCAAAAAAATCCTCTTTTACTTTTGGCATTTTGTTTTGGTGAAATAGCTTCTTTTGTTCGTCAATATATAGCTGTTGCTCGCCTCCATGTTCCTTTTATTCCCTTAATTTTACTAACAGATACAAAAGATGCTTATTTAATTCAGAGTGGAGATAAAAAGGTTTTACAAAGAGGATATTTTGGCATTCCAACCTATCAAGAACTAAAGGAATTAGCAAAAAAAGCTCCTTCTTTTTCTTTAGATGAGAAAAAGAAAAAAGCAGAAACTTGCCTTGCTCATGCTTATTTTGCCTTAAGTGGTCCGTGCTGTTCTGCTACAGGAACGTGCGATAAATAG
- the carB gene encoding carbamoyl-phosphate synthase large subunit: protein MPKRTDLKKILLIGSGPIVIGQACEFDYSGTQAVKALKEEGYEVILINSNPATIMTDPELADSTYIEPLVPEIVAKIIAKEKPDALLPTLGGQTGLNVSVALAEQGILEEYNVELIGASLDAIKKAESRELFKAAMDKIGLKVPKSGIARSMEEVLHLAEKIPFPIIVRPAFTLGGTGGGIAYNLEELKNIASHGLAVSMKHEVMLEESVLGWKEFELEVMRDKKDNCVIVCSIENIDPMGVHTGDSITVAPAQTLTDKEYQQMRDAAFAIMREIGVETGGSNVQFAINPTNGEMVVIEMNPRVSRSSALASKATGFPIAKIAAKLAIGYTLDEIPNDITKETVASFEPTIDYCVVKIPRFTFEKFPGSKDELNTAMKSVGETMAIGRTFKEALQKGFRSLEVGLDGYEQPKKAIDNEELKILLRNPHSNRLLYLKEGLEKFSIQEVYKLTKIDPWFLNQIKEIISLENKLRQINYEVIQKDLNLLKKAKEYGFSDKQLATIFKQKQSEIRNLRKANQIEPTYYLVDTCAAEFEAYTPYFYSTYEQGREVKPLKGKKVIILGGGPNRIGQGIEFDYCCVHASFALKEMGIKSIMVNSNPETVSTDYDTSDRLYFEPLTFEDVLNIIEFENPDGVIVQFGGQTPLNLALPLLEAGVPILGTSPKSIDRAEDRELFKQMLEKLNLKQPANGTAFSLEDALNIAKNIGYPIVVRPSYVLGGRAMEIVYDECDLKNYFQKAICVSSKHPVLIDKFLENAIEVDVDALSDGINTYIGGIMEHIEEAGVHSGDSACVLPPHTLSVDIIKEIQRQTILLAKELNVIGLMNIQFAVKDNEIYILEVNPRASRTVPFVSKATGVPLAKLATKVMCGEKLDNLKDYLKPSTGYFAVKEAVLPFNRFPGVDVILGPEMRSTGEVMGIDKHVGLSYLKAQMAAGQNLPLKGNVFISVNDRDKPFSVEVAKIFYKLGFNIIATRGTGEFLEKNNIPVQIVNKVYEGRPNAIDYIKNGYIDLLINTSSGKKTVRDSSSLRQTALLYEIPYTTTISAAKAMALAIQERLEKKIHIKSIQEYYKN from the coding sequence ATGCCTAAAAGAACAGACCTGAAAAAAATTTTATTAATTGGCTCTGGTCCCATTGTAATAGGCCAAGCGTGTGAATTTGATTACTCTGGAACCCAAGCAGTGAAAGCCTTAAAAGAAGAAGGCTATGAAGTTATTTTAATAAATTCCAATCCTGCAACTATTATGACAGATCCTGAACTTGCTGATTCTACTTATATTGAACCCCTTGTACCTGAAATTGTTGCTAAAATTATTGCCAAAGAAAAACCAGATGCACTTCTACCAACTCTAGGAGGACAAACAGGCTTAAATGTTTCTGTTGCCTTAGCAGAACAAGGAATTTTAGAAGAATATAATGTGGAGCTCATTGGAGCATCTTTAGATGCTATAAAAAAAGCAGAAAGTAGAGAACTATTTAAAGCTGCTATGGATAAAATAGGGCTTAAAGTGCCTAAAAGTGGCATTGCTCGTTCTATGGAAGAAGTCTTACATCTGGCAGAAAAAATTCCTTTTCCTATTATTGTAAGACCAGCCTTTACTTTAGGTGGCACAGGAGGAGGTATTGCCTATAACCTAGAAGAATTAAAGAATATTGCCTCTCATGGACTAGCTGTGAGTATGAAACATGAAGTTATGTTAGAAGAATCTGTCTTGGGCTGGAAAGAGTTTGAATTAGAAGTAATGCGAGATAAAAAAGACAATTGCGTAATTGTATGCTCTATTGAAAATATCGACCCAATGGGAGTCCATACAGGAGATTCTATCACTGTAGCCCCAGCCCAAACTTTGACTGATAAAGAATATCAACAAATGCGAGACGCTGCTTTTGCCATTATGCGAGAAATTGGTGTAGAAACAGGTGGTTCAAATGTTCAGTTTGCTATTAATCCTACAAATGGCGAGATGGTAGTTATTGAAATGAATCCTAGAGTTTCACGGTCTTCTGCTCTAGCTTCAAAAGCAACTGGTTTTCCTATAGCTAAAATAGCTGCTAAACTAGCTATAGGATATACCTTAGATGAAATTCCAAACGATATAACTAAAGAAACTGTAGCATCTTTTGAACCAACTATTGACTATTGTGTAGTAAAAATACCTCGTTTCACTTTTGAAAAATTTCCTGGGTCTAAAGATGAATTAAATACTGCAATGAAAAGTGTAGGGGAAACAATGGCCATTGGGCGTACTTTTAAAGAGGCCCTTCAAAAAGGATTTCGCTCTTTAGAGGTCGGACTTGATGGATATGAGCAACCTAAAAAGGCCATAGATAACGAAGAATTAAAAATATTATTAAGAAACCCCCATTCAAATAGATTGCTTTATCTTAAAGAAGGTCTAGAAAAATTTTCCATTCAAGAAGTATATAAATTAACGAAAATAGACCCCTGGTTTTTAAACCAAATCAAAGAAATTATTTCTTTAGAAAATAAATTAAGACAAATTAACTATGAAGTTATTCAAAAAGACTTAAACCTATTAAAAAAGGCAAAAGAATATGGATTTTCAGATAAACAACTAGCTACTATATTCAAGCAAAAGCAATCAGAAATCCGTAATCTTAGAAAAGCAAATCAAATAGAACCTACTTATTATTTAGTAGATACTTGCGCAGCTGAGTTCGAAGCTTATACTCCTTATTTTTATTCAACATACGAACAAGGAAGAGAAGTAAAACCCTTAAAAGGGAAAAAAGTAATAATCTTAGGAGGAGGACCAAATAGGATCGGCCAAGGTATAGAATTTGACTATTGTTGTGTCCACGCCTCTTTTGCCCTAAAAGAAATGGGGATTAAATCCATTATGGTTAATTCCAATCCAGAAACAGTAAGCACAGATTATGACACTTCAGATAGACTCTATTTTGAACCACTTACCTTTGAAGATGTTTTAAATATTATTGAGTTTGAAAATCCTGATGGAGTAATTGTTCAATTCGGTGGACAAACACCCTTAAATTTAGCTCTTCCTCTCCTAGAAGCAGGTGTACCAATTTTAGGTACATCCCCAAAAAGTATTGACCGCGCAGAAGATAGAGAACTTTTCAAACAAATGCTTGAAAAATTAAATTTAAAACAACCAGCAAATGGTACTGCTTTTTCTTTAGAAGATGCATTAAATATTGCTAAAAATATTGGATACCCTATAGTAGTTAGGCCTTCTTATGTACTTGGCGGACGGGCAATGGAAATTGTATATGATGAATGTGATTTAAAAAATTATTTCCAAAAAGCTATTTGTGTGTCTAGTAAACATCCTGTTTTAATAGATAAATTTTTAGAAAATGCAATAGAAGTAGATGTAGATGCATTAAGTGATGGAATAAATACATATATTGGTGGTATTATGGAGCATATAGAAGAAGCAGGAGTTCATTCAGGAGATTCAGCATGTGTATTACCACCTCATACCCTATCAGTAGATATTATAAAAGAAATTCAGAGACAAACAATTCTTTTAGCTAAAGAATTAAATGTAATTGGTCTTATGAATATCCAATTTGCTGTAAAAGATAATGAAATCTATATTTTAGAAGTAAACCCAAGAGCTTCTAGAACAGTTCCTTTTGTGAGCAAAGCAACAGGAGTTCCTCTTGCAAAACTAGCTACCAAAGTAATGTGTGGCGAAAAATTAGATAATCTCAAGGATTATTTAAAGCCTAGTACTGGGTATTTTGCAGTAAAAGAAGCAGTTCTACCATTTAATCGCTTCCCAGGAGTTGATGTTATTTTAGGTCCAGAAATGCGTTCTACAGGCGAAGTAATGGGCATTGATAAACATGTAGGCTTAAGTTATTTAAAAGCTCAAATGGCAGCAGGACAAAATTTGCCCTTAAAGGGGAATGTATTTATATCTGTAAATGATAGAGATAAACCTTTTAGTGTAGAGGTGGCTAAAATTTTTTATAAACTAGGTTTTAATATCATTGCTACCAGAGGTACTGGAGAATTTTTAGAAAAAAATAATATTCCTGTTCAGATCGTAAATAAAGTATACGAAGGTCGACCAAATGCGATAGATTATATAAAAAATGGATATATAGATTTACTTATAAACACCTCTTCGGGCAAAAAAACGGTAAGAGACTCTTCTTCTTTAAGACAAACAGCCTTGCTTTATGAAATCCCATACACAACCACTATTTCAGCAGCTAAGGCTATGGCGCTGGCTATTCAAGAAAGACTTGAAAAAAAGATTCATATTAAAAGTATTCAAGAATATTATAAAAATTAA